A stretch of the Lactuca sativa cultivar Salinas chromosome 9, Lsat_Salinas_v11, whole genome shotgun sequence genome encodes the following:
- the LOC111918210 gene encoding transcription factor HHO5 — MEILNPAPELSLDFKPTFIPKTISQFLGEVARIGSVCEKILKVDDFVSRLETEIRKIDAFKRELPLCMLLMNDAIVTLKEELTLFKNSANPPTLEEFIPINKTCDEDPKPETDNGDKKNWLSSTLLWNTNDNNPDTKQNNIPKQNPVQQVIQKRVDEEQDGITETPYNGNSRREFIPFKGYITRNEDKEELPIPGLSLITPGIKNPMRGNGFVTKTNAIQSNVKIGTPQPQPPQQQTSRKQRRCWSTELHRRFLNALQLLGGSKVATPKQIRELMRVDGLTNDEVKSHLQKYRLHTRRLPSSNSSAVPLWTQDQYLESSKYKDCHQSGSPDGPLNCTTAGTSTTGGTSATTGGDSMDDVEDEKSENNCWKSHLHISGKDSV, encoded by the exons ATGGAGATATTGAATCCGGCCCCCGAGCTAAGCTTGGATTTCAAACCCACTTTTATCCCAAAGACAATCAGTCAATTTTTGGGAGAAGTGGCGAGAATCGGTAGCGTATGTGAGAAGATATTAAAAGTTGATGATTTTGTTAGCAGATTAGAGACCGAGATTAGGAAAATCGACGCGTTTAAACGCGAACTTCCTCTCTGCATGCTTCTTATGAATGATG CAATTGTTACTTTAAAAGAGGAATTGACTTTGTTCAAGAACTCAGCAAACCCACCAACACTTGAAGAATTTATACCAATTAACAAAACCTGTGATGAAGATCCAAAACCTGAAACTGACAATGGTGACAAGAAGAATTGGTTGAGCTCTACACTGCTCTGGAACACAAATGATAACAATCCagacacaaaacaaaacaatattccaaaacaaAATCCAGTCCAACAAGTAATCCAAAAG AGAGTTGATGAAGAACAAGATGGAATAACTGAAACTCCATATAATGGGAATTCTAGGAGAGAGTTCATCCCATTTAAGGGATACATCACAAGGAATGAAGACAAGGAGGAATTACCAATTCCGGGGCTTTCCCTTATTACCCCTGGAATCAAGAATCCAATGAGGGGAAATGGTTTTGTAACAAAAACTAATGCTATTCAATCAAATGTAAAGATTGGTACCCCTCAACCTCAGCCACCACAACAACAAACATCTAGGAAACAAAGAAGATGTTGGTCCACTGAGTTGCATAGACGCTTTTTAAATGCTCTTCAACTACTTGGAGGCTCAAAAG TTGCTACCCCCAAGCAAATTCGTGAACTTATGCGAGTAGATGGTCTCACCAATGATGAAGTCAAGAGTCATTTGCAA AAATATCGACTTCATACACGAAGACTTCCATCCTCAAATTCATCTGCTGTTCCTTTGTGGACACAAGATCAGTATCTTGAATCCTCAAAGTACAAAGATTGTCATCAATCAGGTTCTCCTGATGGACCCCTGAACTGTACCACCGCCGGAACTTCCACCACTGGCGGCACCTCTGCCACCACAGGCGGTGACAGCATGGATGATGTTGAAGATGAGAAATCTGAGAATAATTGCTGGAAAAGTCATCTTCATATCTCTGGAAAAGAtagtgtataa